AGTTTTTGAGAGTAACCTATGCCAATCTCGAGGATTTTCTTCAATCATTTTCCCTAAGATGCTGACCAAAACCTTATTCGAAGCTTTTGCTTGCCTATTGGCATGAGCATAGTATGGTGTAGAGTTGATAAGCTTGATCCCATAGTCCTCGATATAATCCTTCATCTCCTCACCAATGAACATAGTTTCCTGGTATCTAGTGATTAATTGAGGAATTCTGAACTCGTGAATCAAATTCTCCTTTATAAACTGAATTACATCTTTTTGTTCCACTTTCTTTATTGGAATTGCTTCAACCCGTTTTATGAAGTAATCTGTGGCCACAATGACAAAACTATGGCCTTTGGATGAAGCAAGATATATCTTTCCAATCAAGACGATGGCCCATCCTTTGAATGACTATGGCTTGACTATAGAGTGTAAATCTAAAGTTGGAACTCTCTGCACATTATTATACTTTTGGAATTGTTGGCACCCTTTTAAATAGTTGATGCAATCTTTCAGGATTATTGGCCAGTAATAGCAATGCCTCATGATCAACCACCTCATTTGGATGCTTGATTGATGCGCACCACATATCCCTTCATGCAATTGTTTCATCACCTCTAAAGCATTAGGGAAACCCAAGCATCTCGGTAGTAGGCGATTAAAGTCTTTCCTATACAACTCCTTTTCTATAAGCATAAAATTTTGAGCTCGATCCTTTATCTGACATGATACTTTTTATGTTAGGGCAATccaaatatttcttaaatggCAACTCCAATCACCAGCCACATTCATATCCATGTTAAAAGAATCTATCATTATTCCTCTTTCTAGAATGGATGGATGAATTCTTTTATGCACCAAGACTCCTTTATATGTCAACTCCTCAAAAATCCTCAGGTCAAATGCAATTTGAGCTAGTTCGTCGGCCTTCTAGTTCGGATCCCTTAGTACGTACAAAAATTCTACTTCCTTGAAACCTTGGATTAACTAGATAGTTGTAGTAAACTATGGAGCTAGAGAcaaaatactatatttatattccCTAAATAATTGTCTAAGAACTAATTGTGAATCACCCATAATAAGCACAACACCCAACTCCCTAAGGATTTTCAATCCAATAACAAGTGCTTCACATTCTGCTTGATTATTGGTGcattcaaaatccaaattaaaagataataattttttacacCTAATGGGGAGGTAATCACGACTCTTGTACTAGTAGCCCTTTCAGTACTAGAAccatcaaatttaaaaatccatGGCGTTGCCTCAACTCCATAGACTTGGAAATTTGGCTATTCTTCCTTTGTTAACTCTAAACATGGATGATCTACTAGAAATCCACTAAAGCCGATTCTTTTACtgatttttaaggaaaataaaccaatgAAAATTATGTCAGTGCCAATGACCATTCCTCTATCTTGCTAGCAATAAGCTGCCTATTGAGCATATACTTCACCAAATCTATTTAAGGTACTTCATACACCCTTGACCGAATCAAGTATTGGTGTAACTTTGAGCAGGCAAAGTATAACGCCAAACACATTTTCTCAATGGATGAGTACCGTATCTCTATTGCAGTAAGCACCCTGCTCAAATAATAGATAGCCTGCTCATGCCCTAAGGAGTTATTTTAAGCTAGCAAACATCCTATGAATTCATGATCAACCGAAAAATACAATCTGAGCGTAAATCCTTCTCTAGGTGGCATCAACACTAGAGGCTTACTTAAATAACTCTTTATCTCTTCAAGAGCTCTCTAATGTTTATTCTTCCATATGAAATGTTCTTCTTGCTTCAACTTTAGAAGATCCGAGAACTCCTTTAGTTTACCGGCAAGATTGGCAATAAACCTTCTCAGATAATTGATTTGCCCTAGGAATCGTTGCAGCTCTCTTTTATTTCTGGGAGGTTATGCTTCTATAATGGCCTTGGCTTTATTCTTATCCAACTCTACACCTCTCTAATGAACCGAGAAGCCTAAAAACTTTCCAGCTCCGACACCAAAGG
The Ricinus communis isolate WT05 ecotype wild-type chromosome 1, ASM1957865v1, whole genome shotgun sequence DNA segment above includes these coding regions:
- the LOC125369869 gene encoding uncharacterized protein LOC125369869, whose translation is MQQLFDDWEVDNEVQEINGAEAICEEEPNKYDSEEIQVEDLNFAPPKLDDRRAESFKGWAIVLIGKIYLASSKGHSFVIVATDYFIKRVEAIPIKKVEQKDVIQFIKENLIHEFRIPQLITRYQETMFIGEEMKDYIEDYGIKLINSTPYYAHANRQAKASNKVLVSILGKMIEENPRDWHRLLSKTLWAYRTSKINATSVSPFTLTFGHDVVLPMEVVVSSLRMEKQNGLEFEEYSQAIVMELEELDEERI